The sequence GCCAACGGTCGCTGCCCGACTTTGGCCCACACCTTGCGAATAATCGGTTTTAAGCGAGGCGATGCTCATCAAACGACCAGGCTTCGACCAGGGCCTCAGGATATTGCTGTTCTAGTTCAGCCTTACGCTCCGGGAGTTTTTTTAAACGCCTCCTGGGCTTCCGGATCGCCTTTGCGATGCCGAGGACGAGGCACTTGCAGGGATTGCTCCAAGCGATTGAGATAGTCCCACCCCCGCTGGGGCCAGACCTTCGCCACCCCAGTGACTTCAGCGATCACCTGAGCCACCTTAGGCCCACTCCAGCCCCCGTCATCGTCGGGTGGGAATTGTAATCGAGCCTCTAAGTCTTCGAGCTACTTAGAGTTGAGCAGACTACGAGACTGTTGCGGTCGTTGGGCTTTGCGTCGATTGCGCAGGCCAGCAGCGCCATCACGGTTGTACGCTTTCACCACCTCTCGGGCATAGTCATAGTTCAGCCCAACGGCTTTAGCTGCATCGGTCAGGGTCGTTTGCGTGTGAACCGCAACGGCGCTGGGCCTTAGCCTCTGGCAACTCAATGGCCAGGAGCCCCTATATCCACGCCAATCATCTCAGCGGGCTCATAACCAACCATTGCAGCATAGGCGGAGTTGACCATCACGTAGCGACCTTGGGCATCAAGCTGAGAAATGCCTTCAACAGCGTTTTCTAAGGCTATGCTGATATTTAGTAGCCTGGTAGCGGTTTGGTGTTGCTCTAAAACGGCCTGCTGCAGCGCTGTAACATTTTGGCGCAGCTTTAGCTGGGCCAAAACTTGCTGAGCCAGGGTTTCTAAGGCATTCTGCTGTTGTTGGCTCAAGTCTCGCGGTTCCCTATCGATCACGCATAAAGTGCCGATCGCACAGCCGGTGGGAGTTATCAAGGGCGCTCCGGCATAAAAGCCGATATGGGGTGCAAAGAGAACTAGGGGATTGTTGGAAAACCGTTGGTCTTGGCGAACATCAGGAACCAGAAAAAGATTAGGTTGCAGAATAGCATAGGTGCAAAATCTAACATCACGGGATGTTTCTGACACGTCCAAGCCAATCTTTGATTTAAACCACTGACGATCTGAATCAACCAAGCTGATTAGCGCAATTGGCGTCTGACAAATTTGGGCTGCTAGCTCAGCCAACCCATCAAAGGAGGCTTCTGCTTCGGTATCCAATCCTCTGGGTATTGTGAGTCTGAATAAATTGCTGAAATTGCGTAGCTGCCAGCGGTTTACTCAGTAAGTAACCTTGAACACTACTGCAGTCTAGAGCTCGCAATATCTGCAACTGTTCTACTTTTTCGACCCCTTCAGCAACCGTTTCCAGGTTTAGGCCGTGGCCCAGAGCGATCACCGCCTGCACAACAGCAATTTCCCTCGATTCAAAGCACAGATCTTGAATAAACTCGCGGGCAATTTTGAGGGAATGGAGCGGAAATTGTTTTAAGGCAGCTAGGGACGAGTGC is a genomic window of Nodosilinea sp. E11 containing:
- a CDS encoding helix-turn-helix domain-containing protein, encoding MSCQRLRPSAVAVHTQTTLTDAAKAVGLNYDYAREVVKAYNRDGAAGLRNRRKAQRPQQSRSLLNSK
- a CDS encoding GAF domain-containing protein, translating into MDTEAEASFDGLAELAAQICQTPIALISLVDSDRQWFKSKIGLDVSETSRDVRFCTYAILQPNLFLVPDVRQDQRFSNNPLVLFAPHIGFYAGAPLITPTGCAIGTLCVIDREPRDLSQQQQNALETLAQQVLAQLKLRQNVTALQQAVLEQHQTATRLLNISIALENAVEGISQLDAQGRYVMVNSAYAAMVGYEPAEMIGVDIGAPGH